A stretch of DNA from Anopheles nili chromosome 2, idAnoNiliSN_F5_01, whole genome shotgun sequence:
GCAGTTGTTGCCTTATCCGTTGCCTTGTCCGTGCCACCGGAGCTAGACGCCGCCGAATCCTCTCCGGCAGCAGTTGAAGGTGCGGGCGAACCAACACCAGAGCTGCCTGATTTATCCTTCTTCTTTGATTCCTCCTTCACGGGCGTAGTAGAAGCGGCAGTGGAAGATTTCGGTTCCTCCTTCGTCTTTGCCGTATCGTCTTTACCACTAACCGCTTCCTCATCGACCTCCATCTTGATATCGGCCGCTGGAGTGGCGGACGATGCAGTAGCTGAACTATCCTTTGAGTCCTTCTTCTTATCACCCTCTCGACGTTTGGCACGGGCTGCAATCGACAGTACGGCCGTAGTAACCTTCTCCCTTTCTTCGCGCTTCTTCTCCTCCAACGGAGCAGGATATGCATACAATGAAGGACGTGCGGCAGACTTGAAATCGATCTTCGGCATCTTCAGATCGGAGTTCAGCGCGATGATACACGTAGGAGTGAAGGCCAACGAGAGACAGTGCGACAGCGGGAACCAGTACCAGTACTGGGTGAATAGGAGCATTCCCACAACGGCCTGTAGGTTGGTGTGTCCCGTGCGGGATTGCAAGCTAACCGTAACGTTGCGACCACCGGCATCGATGATGCCCTGCGCCAGAATCGCGCCAAATTTCGCCATCACATCCTCGTGCTTGTTGGTGATTACCTGGGTGTACAGCTGTCTGAAGAAAGTTACCTTGGGACAGGTCTGATCGGTATGCTGAATCAGGATCATGGCCGACGCAATCAGTGCACCCTGGCGAACGAAGTTAACCGGGTCAAATTTGGCCATTGGCTCGAGTAGAGCAATCGCTTCGCGTGAACCCGTCCCGGCGCAGGCGATACCAAGCGCCATGGCTGCACCATACCGTACGTGCGGATTGTAAGATTCTGCCAGCAATGATACCACCGAAGGGCACTGTTCCGGTGAGCGGAACAGAATAAATCCGATGGCGGTTACTGCTGCACGACGTACATCGTCATTTACGTCGCTGACAGCAACATGGAGCAATTTCCGAATGGCCTGATTATTGCCCGTTCCACAATACGCCATTGCGATTGTGTACATACCGCTACGACGCAACACTGGATCCTTATCATTCGACAGGGACGCCACTAGCGCATCTGCCTCTTCCAGCCTAGCGTACATCGTCAACGAAATGCCCACCGCCAAACCGCGAAGAATCTTTTCGTGCTGCGTTTCCTGCGCGTAGGATACCATATCCTCGATGGCTTGCGCATGCTTCGAGCCAAGCATTAGCATTCCCATGGCAATGCCGGCCGCTTCACCGGTGACTGCGTCGTCTTGGTAGAGGTTAAACTTAAGCTGCTCGTACACGTCCTGCCGGTGAGTGCCCATGGCGGCCAATCCAAGCCCAAGGCATCCACCATGGCGAACGTTTTCGTTTTGGGCGTCcttcagctgctgcagcagataGTCGATGATGTTAGCGCCATGGTTGGCGTGAATCAAACCGAGCGCATACAGACCACCGCCCTCCGAATATCCCGAGCTGGGACCACTTTCCTTGGGAAGATAGCTCTGCATCAGTGCCAACGAATCCGTTTCGTGTCCACGATGAATGACACCTAGCGATGCGGTCGCAGTAAGTTTTGCCCAGTTCGTTGCCCTGGCCAACCATTCGAGATTGTCTCGCAGGAACTGGTCGCTGGTGGTGCCACTGTGCATGAACGTATTTGCGATGACCGTTGCCGTATGGCAGATCGAGAGCCGAACTGATTCCTTTGTTCCACGGAGAATTTGCAAATCGGCATGGTTGCTGCGAATCAGGAACTGCAGTTGCAGCTCAATGGTGACTTCACCTGAAAGAATACTCGCTAGCTTTTCAATGTTCTTCTGGTGAACTTTTTCGGCCTCGTTGAGGCTCTCAAGCGTCCGTTCCGTTTTCGGTTCTACGGACTCAGTCGTAGCGTCAGTTGACGTAGTGCCTTGTGGTTTGAAGTTTGAAATCAATGCTGAAGGAATCGGAGCGGTAGCTTTGAGCGCTTGCAGAACCTGACCGAGGTACTGCTGGGTGGCCGATTCGTACAGATCGAACGCAATCTGGTACGCCATCAGGACGGAGGATTCGTTTTCCTTTGTGAGCCCATCGAGAACTTCGGCCACAGCCAAAGGATCTTCGAGGAAGATCAGACACTGACACATGTTCACGTAGTCCGGAACACCCGCGTTTCGGTACAGCTCCACCAAACAACGTAGGACCGTATTGCGGAAAGCTCGGTTTTGGATGAATCCCATCGTGACCTGGAACGCGTACGCCAGCATACCGGGCACATCATCCGCCTTCATGATCGACGATTCGACGATATCCATACGACGAGTTTCGAGCGCAATGCCAAGCGCCTGCTTGTACTGACCATCCTCGAGACAGCGCTGGATCATACGATTCACGATCGCCTCTAACCGGGCGTCAATTGGTTTTGCAACCAGGTTGTTCTCTTGGGCCTCTACCAACGCCACACGCAGCTGGGTGTAGTGATCAATACACTTGGCAATAATCGTATCCACGTACTCGTTGCGAGCGTTCACATCGAACAGATCTCCAGCTCCCAGAGCGTACGTTAGGGAATCCTCAAACGAGCCCAGGTGGTAGTAGACTTTTGAGGCAACTAGTGCCGCTAACTCATGATGAGAGAAGCTCTTGTCCTCGTGCAGCATTTCGATCTTTTCGGCCGCTTCGGAGATTTCCGGCCAAAATTCACCCACAATCATGTTTAGCTTGTTTAGGGCAAATACCTTTAGCTCCGTGACGGGTTCATCCAACAGGCATATGATGCCGGCGGCCGAGGTGATGTTCACCATTTTCGTACGTATCGTTTATTGTAACTTTGTTAGCCAAATAATATTACTGCTCACAGGCAAACACTAACAATGAAATGTACTCCAATCCAAGCAATATCGTCGCCGATGACTTTCACAAAAATGTTTAGTCTGACAAATGATCAAACAccttttttcgtgcgttttgaCATTTGTTGTTACTGACAGCACAGGATTCGAGCGTCATTCAAATCTATGACTAATGCCAGTAATCATTTGATCGCAAAGTATTTTAGTTATCTAGGTTTAACTAGGgatgttgaataaaataaaccgacCCCATTAATTGTAACCAAGCAGGTTTGGACTCATGTTCTATTCTGTGCGCTGTATATCTAAGCAGAATAAATATCACATTTCGATTCAAAAGTCAACCCTATAAGGATTCGGTTACTGTTCTCCTTCAACGGCCTAGAAAGGAAACTTGAACTGGCCGACCTTTATTTTAtgtaatatttgttttacttattGACATCAATCAGAAAACTTGCGCTATTTTTCAAGTCATAGAATAATAATATTACACACTTTCGTAACTTAACGATGTTCatatattttatgcaaatttggaTGCTACATTACatgtgagttttgttttatcatatCGGTCACGTGAATAAGTTTTATAAAATATCctaaaagaaatcatttatcATTGATACAAAACCATCATGATCAAAATAAGGtagaaaattgtaaaaaatacTAAATGTAATTCCTACTGCTGAAGAAATTGAAATGGGAAATCTAACCAACTAGCACACTTATGAAAATACTTTAGTTTTTCATCCTTCGGAAAAATCATGTTTTAGCCCCATAACTTAATCCTGATTCTATTTCGCATTCTCACTACCAACACCTCATCACACAGCTTTTCGTATATTCACATAAAAGAAGAACAACTATCTCCGAAGCAACATTAAATCATTTCATTAATGCGAGCAGTTTTGTAGTACCAAAGACCTAGTCTCATTCAACGCACCATTCCATTAAATGACCAACACGTTTCGTCGAATTAATGCTTGTGCTTGTTCCAGTTTATGGAATAGTTACATTATGCACCCAAGCTTACCGGTGGCACGTGAATGGCTACCGTAGAAATATATTGCACTGATTGCAACCTAGACTTACTTCCGGCTTAGCCAcatgaatgttttgaaaaggaGATACGCCATTCCGACGCAACAGATGATCTTTTCACGCTGCTGCCTCTGCACGGATTCTATCTCAATCGATAAAAGTCggcgatttatttttgccacCTGGCGCCGCAGGTTTGTAAGTTCCTCCGAAGGTGTCAAATTTTCAACACTGCCACCAAATGTTGGTGTTTCATCGCGCatgctaaaaatacaaatatttcaaaaataaaaaattgctTAAAGCGTTATGGCAAAATACTAGACAACTGTGGATTAATTGTTACCTTCTTGTTAAGGTGAGTTCATTGTTTGTCTTTGCAAAAGCAGAACGTTTGGTATGCTCCCTGCCATGCGAGAAAGATGGCTTCGAAAAGTAAGCATTACTGCTGTTAGGATCTTCGACCGACTCTAATGAAGGTGGCCCGTACGTATCCTCCTGGTTGTTATCTTTGGCATTCTCTTCCGGCTCCTCCCAAGCCGAGGGAAAGTGATGTTCCGAAAGTGTTATTACTCGCGGTGGTGTCGAGACGCGCACGAATCCGGGATCCTTTGGTAAGATAGAATTCTCCAGCATAATCTCGCGGGGGGCCGATTTGGTGCCTGATGTGAGAACTGGTACAATTAGATACCATTCGCAGTGTTCGTACGCAGAGAAAGTAAAAATGTGCATATGGAGGGGATGTATGTTAGTATGACgagaatgaattttaaatgttatttgAAGACGATAACTGATTCATGCTAGACGTTAGTACGCAAGAAACAAATGGCCATAATTTCGTCACTTCCTCTGCATAACGCCTCATCAGCGAACCAGTAAGGCTTACCCAAATGCTGATCTTGTCCGAGCACCACGATACGATCCGGAACGTTCATATCGATTTTGTTGTGATAGTTCCAGGAATTAATTTCACCGTTCCCATTCGGCAGCAGATCCTGATCATCGTAATAATCTCCAGTTGCACGAATCCGTTTCGGAACACGCATCTGTTCGCTGATATCATGGGCATAGGCCGCATTTTGAAACATTGAATCGTCTTCGTAGTTTCCGTAGCCTCCAGGACTTATCGAACGTGCCATTTTGTACACGATAGTGCAGATTCCGATGGGCACTTGATGAAGCTCGCTGCGAAACTATTTTTAAAGTAGTGTACACCGCCGAACCTTACTACACCGTTGGAACATGAAGCAGTACCACGGCACAGCTATGGTCGTGGATCTCGAATGCTTTTTTCGTCGTATTGAATAATGTTTTCAGTATTCTTTTTGTTGCGCGAACATGAATATTTTTCActattttgcttcttttttctaaGCGTTTCGACAATGACAATGCCAGTGACAGCTGCAGCAAGCAAAATTACTTGCAGGGTAACGCTAATTTGTTATAGCTGCTTACAGATTTGTGCACAGGTAAATTTGGCAAAAAAGTAAAGCTATTAATTAGCGACAATTTTCAACATGCAAATTTTGAACGCAGAACTTACCGGAATGAAACGCTATCGCGCGCAAAAATCTAGGCTTGCTTATGGCTTAGAAAGGTAGCACTGACAGCCGTCGTTACGTtacggtggtgggaaaaacataACGATTAACTGTCAAACGGGCTCACGGACATCGCAAGGAAATACAGGAAAACGATAGGTTGTAAAGTTCGACAAGCAGGCAGCAGCAAATTATTGTGCGTTCTTATTAAATACATTTTCCGCATGTACTCGGTTGTCGTGTTTGTGAAAAAGTGCAGTGCCGTGCGTGAATAGCAGGTGCTCTACTCGCGACGAACCCAAGTGAAGTGTACCTCGCGTTCGCAAGACCcgctttttgcttgctgcatGTACCTCATCACCAGCTTCCCTGTTTTGCTTGGCACAGCgagccatcatcatcattgccTTTTCTCGGTGCAGTAGAACGGCGTTGCGTGAAGCCTAGTAGCAGAAGGGAGTACCTAGCGCGTACCTCGTGATACACGGCAACGGTGGCATTTCGTCGGTCATCCGGTCGGTCGGAAAATATGGTAGCAACATCGCATTTGCTACGTGCCTGACGATTGAGCATGTCAGCCGACGGTGGTGCTGGTTGCAAAATAAGGAAACGAAGAcgtcgatgatgatggaggAGCTAATACGCCCGAACGCTGCGCTCTCGTTCGCCTTCCTGCCGTAGTAGTGGCTTTGATCGTGCGGTGATATTTTActtggttcgtttcgtttcggttcattttcattgccCTTCCTCACCCACCCGTCCGGTCGTCCGTTTTCTTCACCCGTCCACCTCCTCTTGCACGCCCTCGTGAAACATCCGCAACTAACCGTGTCGTAATCGCCGTGCGAGAAAGACCCGAGTGTCAAAAAAGCGCACGTAAATAACGAACCCGCACCCGAAAAGCTGGGCTATCTGCTTTGATCCCTGTTTGTACTCTGTTACCGCGGCGCACCACACACGCTGTGCCTCGAAAGGCGCACTGTTTGCAAAATACCTCCGCCGCAGTAGTGATTTGTTATGAACGGTGCATTAAAATGAGTGAAACAAGTTGTCTTTATTTTGTGAATGCATTCGATGCCCGCAGCGACGGGCAGGTTCGTCAGAAACAGTGTAATCCTTTGCTGCCTCGCTCGCGGAATCACCGTAAAGCGAGCCGCGCATAAACCGGCACAAGGATCCGACCTTGTGCACGCGTTAGCCGGAAGGAAATGTGAATACTCACGCACAGCTAGAACAAAGTAGTATATTGATCAAGCCCGAGCAATATCAGGCTCGAAACTGATCAGCTGAAACCGTTGCCGTTTTGGCACACGCCATTGCTACGAGGAAACTGAAGGATTTCATTCGGCCCAATTCAGGGAGCTAAAAGCTGTGAATAAACGTTTACCAAACCGCTCGAGCTCAACGAGCGCCGATCGCGCACGtcgaaggaagcggaaatcAATCCCAGGGATCATATACAGAGTATCGGAGGAGTTTAACGATACAGCAACGCGATCAGCAAGTTGCTACTCATAGGACACACCTCATACACACCGTCGAGGTAACAAACCagacacaacaaaaaactacaCTCTTACACCAAAGGCAAAGGCTATCGTAATGGGTAACTGCATCGGCATCAACCGGAACGATGAAACGCTGGACACTGGATCAAATAATGTTTCCCGACCAGTTACGGGTAGGTAGCAGGGTTCTTGTCGTTTCGTTGTAGGTTGTAGAAAATCAGCATCGATTGGAAACGCATACTGTCTACGTCTTAAAGCTTCGCTGGCATACAGCACCCTCTCAAATTTATCGCCGTGTCGATCACAACATTCGTCGTTTGGTTTCAGCCAAGTTGGAAATTCCGGATTTGCATATTATTCACATCGCCACTGAATCGTCATTAGAAAAGAGGCAGTCTGTCCCGTGTCACGATACGGTCTGGCTAAGGCTTGGGTAAAGCCGCCGGGTGTAAATATTCATTTGCCACAAGCAAGGGTGCAACAGGGAAGCCGTCCGTATCAGTCGCCCAAGATTGGAGGGAAGCAAGCCACGTTTCGACAGCGGCACGTTGCGTTCCGTTTTGGACTGCTCAGTGTAACGCATCCGTTCCGACGCAGGTCCGTTCCATTACTGCATGCCGTGAATGGTTAAACCATACACGCCGCTACACTATTTTTGCTAACACGCTTTGCAGTACCGCATTCGATCGCGAAACGCGACCCGTAAAGGAATGATGCTCGGCTAGAGATGTAAATTTTCCCTACCCTGCAAGGAGAACGGCCGTTCTGTTGGCTTGCTCGATCGAAAGTAGCTGGTTTCGCTTAGTAATATGCCACCAGGTGATAGAGCCACTCTCTGGAATGGAATGCGTAGCTCTGAGCTGGTTGTGCGGTAAGGAAACCACTTTTACTCCACCCCGCTAATGTCGCTGGTGCGTTCGCGACGCAGCGTCCTTCAAACACTTGTTTCAATCATTTATATCGCGGCTACGCTGCGAGCGTTTCGATGCCATTCGCTGCTAGCTGGTAGTACTGGCGGGCCACTATGGGTGTGCTATTTTTGTTATTAGTTCAGCAGCTAGCCGCAATGTGCTTGAATGACACATTTTAAAAGATCGAAGAGGGCATGGACGAGAGAGCctgagaaaaagagaaatatatatatagaaaGAGTGTGAGAGATAGAGCGCGCGAGAAGGTCGAAGTATGCAAAAGTAGGAGCGGTGGGCGCGTATAAATTTGCGTATTTTGTGCATGTGGGTGAGATCGTTAATGCGGCTAGTAGAGTCATACAAATAGACAGTGGTCTACGCTTATTTTTTCAGTCTAAAATCTTTCAGGAAACGATTAACGAAAGGTCAGCTTCGTAAATGAGCTTCAAGGGACAGGCACACCAtccatgtgtatttttgtcCCTTTTGCGGTATTTACTCCAAATCGTTTGACACGAATAGTCTGTTCCCATGGCTGATGGGAAATGATTGATAAGCATGTCCCTGATAGCAATGTAAACCAGCCTGGCTGATGTTAGCCGGCGCatgaaaatgatttatgtAAACATTGATCATCAGCGTGAATGTGGGTGATTCCCACTGGAATGAGTAGCTaggtgttttatttgtgttttgctgCGTTTGTTTCTCGGCTGTAGACATTTTTTTACTTGGTAATGTCCTGTAGATAATCAATACAAACCTAAGTACTAGACGTTAAATAATTATAAGTTTATGAAGAAATGCTGCATGGAAAATTTACTGTTCATTCAGTGTGTTGAAATTTTGACGAAAAGTTCGACGAATGTCGTATCCTTAGGGGTTGGGGCTGATAGAGACTGTATTGAAGAATCGTTAGCATTTTGTGTACTAATCTCTTATCGTTTTATTGATAACACAATAAATTGGCGCTCATCGTGTAGGATGTAACTGACGCAAGCAAATACTTGAGAAAATGCAACCCATTTTATTACTTAATTGAAACGTAATTGATCATTATTACGATTCGGTTAGCACTAATTGGAATGAGGGTTACAACTTGGCGAAGAAATCATAGCGACGTGCGGTGACTTTGGCTATGGCTAGATATTGAactatttttctcttctatgTTGAGCTGTTGAGGCTGCATCATTTCAATATATAAGATCATTTTAAATAAGTGTGTTTTAAATGCTACATAttcaaatgctacattttcgcGGATTTGCCCAGAATACATCCTCCTTTATCATTTCGACTCTCTTGTTTCTTGATTCTCAATCAGGAACGACATCCAGCTATGTCGGTGTTCAGCGCAAAAATCATCCACTCTGCCACGAGACAATACGCTGGAAATCGGAAGTGCCATTAACGGAAGGGCAGCTAAGAAGCAAACGAGATGAATTCTGGGATACTGCTCCCGCTTTCGAGGGACGGAAGGAGATTTGGGACGCGTTGCGGGCGGCTACCAGTGCTGCTGAGGCGCTCGACTTTCAGCTTGCCCAAGCGATACTGGATGGTGCCAACATTTCGGTCCCCAACGGATACCTCACAGAGTGTTACGACGAACTTGGCTCACAGTATAAATTACCAATCTACTGCTTATCATATCCTGTCAATGTTGTTAAGGAAGATTACGGGTGTGACTCACCAGCCGAATACTCGGAACCAGTTGATGGTGGTAAGTTTGGCCATGACAGTCCGACCTAGCGAAGTGTTTAATTATGCAATATCTCTCACACTCCTCTAGGTACTGAAGTGACCCTAAAACTTCGCCTATCATCGACATGTACAGATGTTAGGCTACCAGTTTATTCTAAAGACACTATTGGGCAATGTAAAAAGAAACTTCAGGTAAGCATTCATCCAATTCCTTTCCTTACATCATGTCTGTACCATTCTGTCTCTACTCAAATTTCATATGCACAGTTATTATTTGACACAATTTGACAGCAGTAAAAGCATTAGTTT
This window harbors:
- the LOC128730320 gene encoding 26S proteasome non-ATPase regulatory subunit 1 — encoded protein: MVNITSAAGIICLLDEPVTELKVFALNKLNMIVGEFWPEISEAAEKIEMLHEDKSFSHHELAALVASKVYYHLGSFEDSLTYALGAGDLFDVNARNEYVDTIIAKCIDHYTQLRVALVEAQENNLVAKPIDARLEAIVNRMIQRCLEDGQYKQALGIALETRRMDIVESSIMKADDVPGMLAYAFQVTMGFIQNRAFRNTVLRCLVELYRNAGVPDYVNMCQCLIFLEDPLAVAEVLDGLTKENESSVLMAYQIAFDLYESATQQYLGQVLQALKATAPIPSALISNFKPQGTTSTDATTESVEPKTERTLESLNEAEKVHQKNIEKLASILSGEVTIELQLQFLIRSNHADLQILRGTKESVRLSICHTATVIANTFMHSGTTSDQFLRDNLEWLARATNWAKLTATASLGVIHRGHETDSLALMQSYLPKESGPSSGYSEGGGLYALGLIHANHGANIIDYLLQQLKDAQNENVRHGGCLGLGLAAMGTHRQDVYEQLKFNLYQDDAVTGEAAGIAMGMLMLGSKHAQAIEDMVSYAQETQHEKILRGLAVGISLTMYARLEEADALVASLSNDKDPVLRRSGMYTIAMAYCGTGNNQAIRKLLHVAVSDVNDDVRRAAVTAIGFILFRSPEQCPSVVSLLAESYNPHVRYGAAMALGIACAGTGSREAIALLEPMAKFDPVNFVRQGALIASAMILIQHTDQTCPKVTFFRQLYTQVITNKHEDVMAKFGAILAQGIIDAGGRNVTVSLQSRTGHTNLQAVVGMLLFTQYWYWFPLSHCLSLAFTPTCIIALNSDLKMPKIDFKSAARPSLYAYPAPLEEKKREEREKVTTAVLSIAARAKRREGDKKKDSKDSSATASSATPAADIKMEVDEEAVSGKDDTAKTKEEPKSSTAASTTPVKEESKKKDKSGSSGVGSPAPSTAAGEDSAASSSGGTDKATDKATTASKTPKEPEPSFEILANPARVMRQQLKVISIAEGTPYTPLKDVTIGGIIMMNHTSGGDQVLVEPVAACGPKNDDLKEPDAPEPFEYVEDDA
- the LOC128730949 gene encoding transport and Golgi organization protein 11 — encoded protein: MARSISPGGYGNYEDDSMFQNAAYAHDISEQMRVPKRIRATGDYYDDQDLLPNGNGEINSWNYHNKIDMNVPDRIVVLGQDQHLGTKSAPREIMLENSILPKDPGFVRVSTPPRVITLSEHHFPSAWEEPEENAKDNNQEDTYGPPSLESVEDPNSSNAYFSKPSFSHGREHTKRSAFAKTNNELTLTRSMRDETPTFGGSVENLTPSEELTNLRRQVAKINRRLLSIEIESVQRQQREKIICCVGMAYLLFKTFMWLSRK
- the LOC128730650 gene encoding ubiquitin domain-containing protein 1 gives rise to the protein MGNCIGINRNDETLDTGSNNVSRPVTGTTSSYVGVQRKNHPLCHETIRWKSEVPLTEGQLRSKRDEFWDTAPAFEGRKEIWDALRAATSAAEALDFQLAQAILDGANISVPNGYLTECYDELGSQYKLPIYCLSYPVNVVKEDYGCDSPAEYSEPVDGGTEVTLKLRLSSTCTDVRLPVYSKDTIGQCKKKLQAQEGIDAFTQRWFYGGKLLGDKMHIDEAHIQPGYIVQVIVNTEKQSSLAIS